AAATTTCCTTCGATAGATACGATTTCCGCACCATACATTACTGCTTGTGATAATTTACCTAAAGCAATTTTACCTTCAGGAATAACTACTATTGCTTTTAATCCTGCTCTCGCTGCATATGCCGCTGCAGATGCTGACGTATTACCTGTTGACGCACAAATAACAATTTTTTTACCTTGTTCTTTTGCTTTAGTTACAGCCATAACCATACCTCTATCTTTAAAAGAACCTGTTGGGTTCGCACCTTCATATTTCACGTATAATTCAATCCCAAGCATCTCCGACATATTTGCACAATAAATTAACGGTGTATTACCTTCATTCAACGTTAATTGAGGTGTTTGATCATTTACAGGTAAATATGTTTCAAATTCTCTAACTAAACCTTGCCATCTTTTCATAAGTATTAAACCCCTTCTACTGGATAAACTTTATTAACATCAAATCCTGCATCATTTAATAATTGTTCAGGTGATTGATCTAATCCTAAAATTACTATTGCATACGTATCTGCGTCACGCTTAGTTACCTTTAATGATTTATGGAATGGTAAATGTGATTTAAGCTCTTTTTCTAACTTTTCTTCAGACTGTGCTTGAGATTTAAGCACTACATAAAAGTTTAACTTTTCTTGAACGAGAACGGCTTCTTCATTATCCATCATTTCTCTTGTCTCTTCAGTTTTCAATTCAAAATGAGGTGGTAGCGTATGTAAATTTGATTCAAAGAATAAAGCAACATTCAGTAAATCACTCACTACAGCACTGCCTGTAGCTAAACTACCTGCACCTTTACCATAAAACATTGTATCTCCTACAGCATCACCAATGACATAAATGGCATTATACTCATTTTCAACTGCCGCAAGTTGATGCTTTTCATCGATCAAAGTAGGTTCTACGGATGCATTAACCTTTCCATTATTATAAGTTCCCTTACCAATCAATTTAATTTTATATCCTAGTGCCTTTGCCGCATTGATATCACTTAATGTCGTATTTCTAATACCTGTCAATTGAACATCATTAAGTTTAATCACTTGGTTAAATGATAGATAAGACGTAATTACTACTTTTCTAGCGGCGTCTACACCATCTACATCGTCTGTTGGATCAGCTTCAGCAAAACCTAGACGCTTAGCTTCCTCAAGTGCATCTTCAAATGTTGTTTGATCTTGAGTCATCTTTGAAAGAATAAAGTTTGATGTTCCATTTAAAATCCCCATAAATTTAGATATATTATTGGCATTCAAACCATTATTAATTGCATTCACAATAGGAATACCACCTGCAACACTAGCTTCAAATTTTAAAGCAACACCGTTAGCTTCTGCCAAATCTTCAAGTAATTTTAAATGTACTGCTAATAAATCTTTATTCGCAGTAATGACATGTTTTTTATTCTTTAAAGCACTACGTAACCAATCAACTGTAGGTTCAATGCCTCCCATAACTTCCACAACAATATCAATAGTGTCATCATTTAAAATTTCATTTACATCTTCAGTTAAGTGATATTGACTAATATTTAATGGACGTTTCTTAGATTTGTCACGAACAAGTATATGTTTGATAACAATATCTTTATTGAGCGTATCTTTAATTTGTTGCCTATTCTCTTCAATAATTTTAACAACGCCTGATCCTACAGTACCTAAGCCAAGTAATGCAATATTTAATTCCTTCATGTTGCTGTACCTCCTTGTTCACTTGAGAAAAACAAATGTATCGTTGAAAAATACTATATGATGGTATAGTATAGAATTATTCTTAATTTTTGTAAAGTTCACAATAATGAAAATATAACTTTATAGTACCACGCTCCACCGAAAAACTAAATAAAATTTTCTGATTTTTTAGAAAGGTTGTTTTATTATGAAAGTAGCTAAATTTGGAGGCAGTTCAGTCTCTAACGCCAAGCAAATTAAAAAAGTATTAAAAATTGTTAATGATGATCCAGAACGTAAGATTATTATCGTTTCTGCTCCAGGAAAACGTTCAAGTGATGATATTAAAACGACTGACTTACTCATTCGTTTATATGAAAAAGTCATCAACAACATTGACTATCAACATAAAAAGCATGAGATTATTCAACGTTATGCAGATATTGTTGAAGAATTAGATATGGACCGTGATATTCTTACTACAATTGATGAAACTTTGGAAAAACATATCCGTGAACTTAAAGATAAACCTGCACGTCTTTATGATGCTATTGTGTCATGCGGCGAAGACTTTAATGCACAACTTATCGCAGCTTACAACAATAGCCAAGGTGTTCCTACTAAATATATTTCACCGAAAGATGCAGGTATTTTAGTCACTGATTTACCTAAACAAGCTCAAATTTTAGATTCTGCCTATGAACAAATATTCAAATTAAATGATTACAAAGAGAAATTAATCATTCCTGGATTCTTTGGCGTTTCCAAACATAATTTTATAGTTACTTTTCCTAGAGGTGGCTCAGATATTACGGGTGCTATTATTGCTCGAGGTGTTAAAGCATCCCTATATGAGAACTTTACAGATGTATCTGGTATATTCAAGGCAAATCCTAACATTATTAAAAATCCTGAAATTATCGAAGAAATAACTTATAGAGAAATGCGTGAACTTTCATACGCTGGTTTTAGTGTATTCCATGATGAGGCGCTACAACCTTTACATAAAGACCGCATCCCTGTTGTTATTAAGAATACAAACCGTCCTGAAGATAAAGGCACATTTATCTTACATGATAGGGAAATCAATTCTAAAAATGTTATAAGTGGTATTAGTTGTGATAAAGATTTTACTGTTATTAATATCAAAAAATACTTGATGAACAGACAAGTTGGTTTCACAAGAAAGATTTTAGGTGTTCTTGAAGATTATAATATTTCATTTGATCATATGCCTTCAGGTATAGATAATATCAGTCTTGTCATGCGCTCTGACCAAATAAGAGATGTAGAAAGTCGTGTACTAAACGATATACAAAGACATTGTGATGTTGATGAATTGAGTATCGATCACGACCTTGCAATTTTAATGATTGTTGGTGAAGGAATGAATAGAGTTATTGGTACTGCCAGTAAAATTACCCATGCACTTGCAGAATCTAATATTAATTTAAAAATGATTAACCAAGGGGCATCTGAAATTTCAATGATGTTTGGTATCAAATTAGAAGACGCAGAAAAAGCTGTAAGAGCAACATATGAATTCTGTTATCATGGTGTTTGCATAAAAGATTAATTAAAAAAGCAACTTTCTAAATAGGACAAAATCTAGTCCTTTAGAAAGTTGCTTTTAAGCTTCTAATATCTTTTTATTATTTAAAATAGCTTCTTTAATTCTTTTTTCACCCACAACAAGTTTAAGAATGAAAAATTGATAGTAACTCAATGAATCAATTACTTTTTTATAATTCGAGAATTGATGATAGTTTTGGTTATCTAATAAATCATACATCAGTACGATTTCCGGTTTAATATAATCCACACCATAATTTAATGAATGGAAATAAATATTATTCTTAGGCAAACGAATTTGGGAATTCAACCTAAATATCCACTCATCATTCACAACATCATATACAAAAATCTCCATAATTTGACGCTCTTCATCATAAACATTTGCATGTGTAATTTCTTTTAATGACATGTTATGACTATCGGAACATTCACCAGCTTTATTAAAAAAGCGAACATTAAAATAATTAGGTATAGCTTTGACAACATCTATTAACTTTTTTCGTTCTACACAAATATCTACTTTTGAAGGTAGCTCAAGGTCATCACTTAAAAATAACTGCATTGCTACAACACCATGAAATTTGAAAGATTGTGATGATGATTGAATTAATGCTTCAACTAAAGTTTGAGTATTTGAATGTTCTTCCATATACATGTACACCACCTTCTTAGTAAACGCTTTCATACCCTATATTATACCTTCTAGCTACATCTTTTTCAATTGATTATTTGTGAACAATTAGTAAAAATTATATTTAATATATTGATAATTTTTTATTATTTTATCTTAATTGGTGGTTACTCCAATGGTTATTTATTAAAAGTGTCTATAACGTTAAAATTTCAAATATTATTCTTAATTTCACTTACAATAGATTGAACATCATTAAATGTAAGTTTATAATCAATATTGAGTTATCAATTGTGTGATTTTGATTATATATATTATTTTCTTTTTCATAAAAATTAATATTTCATATCACTATCATACATATGCATTACTGTTTAAATCTAAATAGATTCGGGTGAAAATTATGTCAACTTTATCGATAATTCTAATAATTATCATCATTGTTTTGATTATCGCATTTTTCTTGAATCAACAGTATTTAAAAAGTAGAGTTGAAACTGAAGAATATGCAAAAAATCAAATCGTAGCCAAAAATTCAGCTTTAAGTGAGGAAAATCTTTCTTTAAAAAATCAAATGCTAAGTACCAACAAAGGCATTAGCCCACATGCATTCAAAAATGCGAAGCGTGATTTACGAGGTATCTTAGATCAATTTGTGGAAAGTGGTCAATTAAATGTATATAACATTATAGCAACGAGTAACCTTGCCACTAAACATCCATTATTTGATTATGTAAGATCATTTGATTTTATTATTGTTACTGATGTCGGTTTAATCAATGTTGATGTTAAACATTGGAACCAAAAAACTTTCTATCATTTTGATGTGCCTGATAAGCATATTAATTTAGACCAACAACCTCTAAATAGAGATAAAATAGTTGGACATTATATTAGTGAACAGTATCATAAACAATTCAATACTACTCGTGAAGGTGTCTATACATTTATTGAAATGCTTCAAGATAATCGAGTGATTTATGAATTTTATGATTATGATCCATACCAACAAGCTGCTAATAACGCTAAAGCATTAAAAGACCAAATCGAGTCACAGTTTAATTTCAAAATTCAAAGTATCGGTGTGGTGTATTTTAATGATGGAACTGTCAATATTATCGAAGGTTCTGAAGAAAGCGACAAATATGTAGACACAGTTTCAACTAAATCATCACTTGAAAAAGTGATTAGCGATGCAGTAAGTTTATCTAAACATCCACTAACTAAAGATCAAGTTGAACAAATTACACAACAATTTAATTAAAATTGATATGATAAAAGGCCAATACATTTATGAAATGATATCCATAAATTGTATAGGCCTATTTATTATATATTAACTCCAAATATTAACTTTGTTTTTCTTAGCTTCATTTTGAGCTTTTTTAAATACATCTCTATACTTCCCGTTTGGCGCAAAGTACTTCTCTCTTGCTAAACCTTTTTCAATTAGTTCTTTATTATACATATGATCTTTATCTAGCCATACATATGCTAATGTTCTACCATATCTATCATTTTTTTCTTTATCATATTCAAGATATACATCTTTATTGGTTAAAGTTTTCTTACTATAGTTTGAAGCTTCTTTACCATATGGTTGAACAGGTGTGTTCGGTTTAACTGTTTCAGGCGTATCAACACCAATTAAACGCACTTTAATTTTTTTGTTGCCCTGTTTTGCTACAAATGTATCACCGTCAACTACCCTATCAATATGGACTTTTTCCTTTCCTTTTAATTCTGTACTAGTATTTTCAGATTTAGATCCACTAAATGGTCCAGTATGATTAATAAATTGAAACAATAATACACAAACAACTATGATTACCAACACGAGTGTTGATAAAGACTTTTTCGATTTCATTGATGTCACCCATTCTTACTTATTTATCCTGACTAATCATAATGAATAATAATCATAGCGTCAATACTAAATAAAAATTTTTAAACAAGCATGACCATGATATAATAATCAATGATAGGAGTGAATTAACAATATGTCTAGTGAGAATAGAGTCACACTTATAGCAGTCATTGTGGCAATTATAATAGGTATTGTAATGCAAGTCGTATTCAAATTCCCAACTATAGTTTCTGCCGTAGTTGCATTATTTTTAGGGATTTTTGTAGGATTTATCGTTTATTTAATTACTAATTTCATGGAAAAAAGAAAATAATAGCAATTAATTTTATAAAATATCAATAATAAACAAAGCGTGCCATTGAAATCAAATTCAATGGCCTTTTTTCATTTCAAAAAAATATTTATTTTGTAACATTTATGTGAATATTAGAGGAATAATTTGTAAAATTTGTGGTATATAAAAATTAATAAAACAATTAATTCAATAAAATTTTTAGGAGGGGGAAATTATGGAAATTATAGATTGCATCATTGATAGCTATGAAATTACTTATAAAGTTAAAACACCCCAAAATCATACATTCGATCATACTTTAAGCATTGAAACACCAACTTATAAAGCAATTGAAATTTTAAAATTACTTTCAGAACATGTTGATAAACAACCAAGCTAATTATATCCACCCATTATTTGTGGCAATTTTCCAAGCATCAAAACGATTTTCTGCTTCAAGTTTATCAATAATAGATGAGGTATAATTACGTATTGTTCCATTTGATAAATATAATTTATCTGCAATATCCTTACTACTTAATCCATTACCGATTTCTCGTAAGACAACTTGTTCTTTGTGCGTTAATGGATTGGTGTACGTAATTAATGATGTCATCAAGCTATCACTATATTCTTTCTTCCCTTTAACTACCTTCTGAATAGTATTTACTAATTCATCTATGGATCGCTCTTTTAAAACATATGCATCTACATCATTTGCTACAGCTTTTTCAAAATATCCTGGTCTTTTAAAAGTTGTAACAACGATAATTTTGGTCTGTAATTTTAACGCTTTAGATTCTGCTAAGACTTCAATACCAGTCATACCTGGCATTTCTATATCTAGAATTGCAATATCAGGTTCATATGTTTTTATTAACTCTAATGCCTCATTACCATTTCCTACATCTGCTATTACCTTCAAATCATCATTTAATTCGATAAGTTGTACCATAGCTTTTCTAAGCATATGTTGATCTTCAGCTATAATCATTGTAATCACATCATTTCACCTCTAGGTACACAGATTGTTAGTTTAGTTCCATTGTGATTTTCAATATTTAGTTCTCCGTTTAAATAATTTACTCTACTCCGAATACTACTCAGCTTTTCTTTATCTTTATTATTCATTCCTATACCGTTATCTTGGATAGTTAACATAATGCAATTTTGATAATCACTTAAATTAATTTTAACTGCAGTTGCATTAGCATGTTTAATAATATTATTTATCGCCTCTTTTAAAATCATGGATACCAAAGCCTGTTTAGCTGGATTTAAAGATGCTACTATTTGTGTGTTAGAAAAAGCAAAATCAATTTGAGCATCTTTTAAAATTGTCGATACTGCTTTAACTTCTTCTTGAAATGAAGGCGTTTGAAGATTTTCTATTATATTTCTCACTTTTTTTAACGTGTCTTTTGATAGTTCATTGATAGATTCTATTTCATCTCTAGCTTTAGCTGGTTGTTGATCAATCAGTTTCATAGCCAGCTCTGATTTTAAGGTTAAACTTGCAAAAACGTGACCTAATGTATCATGCAAATCTTGTCCTATACGTGATCGTTCTTGTTCCGCTATTAGAATATTAATGTATTTATTCTGTTCTGTAAGTTTTTCTTTCATTTTACGCTCTTCTAAAGCATAAATATTCCCTACACACATTAAAAATATGACCACAAAATAAATTGATAAAGGTAATGTTGCATCATTTATAATAATAAACGTGATTCCTAGTGTTACTATCATCGCAATAACAAATGTAATAAAATATTTAGACTTAAATCCTTTTTTCAACATGAAAGGAATAGCAAATGCACTAAAGAAATAAAATAATGCATTCATCGGTTGTTTACATATAACAAAATAATCTAATAATATATAGTGAATCAAAAACATTGTATACAGTGTTTTATCACTCACGTGATTATAGTAAAAAACAATTGTGATATAATCAATTACAAAAATGATTAGAATCAGTAAATATTCCAATTTGGGTCTGTCAATACTGTAATCGATAAGGTTTAATATCGGAAAAATCAAATAAATTAAAGGAGTTATTCTAGTTCCAATTTTTGTCCAAACGGATACATTTGCCATATTAATCCACTGCTTTCTGTTTATTAATCAGTATTGCGATAATTAAAAATATCACGCTATAAAAAAATATTATTCCAAAAGAAGTAAAATCGAGACTATCACCTTTACTTAAACGATAAGCCAAATGTTTAAGATGATAAGTAGGTGTTAATTTAGAAATAGTTTGTAACCAATTAGGAAATGTGTTAGTTGGGAACCATAAACCTCCTAAAATCGCTAATCCTATACCTATTAAGTTAGCAATACTGCTTGCTTTTTGAGTATCGTTAAATTGAGCAATAATTAAACCTAATGTTAACAACAAACTAGCACCTATCCATAATATAACTGCAGATTTTATCCACTTTATCATTTCCATATTTACGTTATTATAAAAATGTGCTACTACAAATATTAATACAATAGCTAATAAAAACTGAAAAGTAGTCTTACTAACTTTAACCAAATAATATGACGTTATATTGAGAGGTGTGGTCATAAGATGCTTAAACCACCCATTTGTTCTTTCTTCAATCATATCAATAGGAAATGAAATCAAACAAAAGTTCATACAACTAAATACTACCATACTATACATATATTCCTTATAAAATATTATTCTTTCAGACTTAGGCAAATCTAATATAGAAGTGAATAAAAGATAAAAAAATAGTGGTAAACATATGGACATGATTAAATATAATCTTTTCCTAAGTAGGACTTTAAATTCGATTGTAAAATAAGACATTAGCATTATATTTCCTCCTCACTGATATGCGACTTATTAAATAGCACTTCTAATAGAGATGATTTATATATTTCAATTTCATTTAAATCAATATTCTGATTCATCATTTCTATTAATATGTCCTTGACTTGTTTTGTTTTAATTTCGAACTTTTGTTCTAATTTTTTGAATATAAAATTAATAGCCAGTTTTTGAACTTCATCTTTATATTTAAGTGGAATATATATGTAGGATGTTTTTTCTAATGACTTTATTTTATTTATATCTCCCTTAATTTTAATATGACCATTTTCTAATAAAGCAATTTGATCTGCCATTCTTTCTACTTCCTCTATATAATGTGTGGTATATAAGATGGTCATACCTTCACTTTTAAATCGATTGATTATTTTCCAAAAATGTTCTCTCGTTTCAATATCCATTGCAGTGGTTGGCTCATCTAATATAAGTAACTTTGGTCTACCAGTAACTGTTAAGGCAAAATCTAAAATTCTTTGTTGTCCACCAGAAAGCTTTGAAGCCCATTGATTTAACAATTGTTCGTCAAAGTTAGTGATATTCATAAAATCCTCTTTAGAAATATGCTCTTGGTATAAACTACAATATAAATTAAATAACTCTTTTACTTTTACTAATTTTGGAAAATGTGTTTTTTGATATAAAACAGCCATATATTTTCTATTAATTAAACTATGTTTATCAATAATTTCACCAAATTCCATTGCTTTATTACCAATAATAATATCGATTAATGTTGATTTTCCTGCCCCATTCTTGCCAATGAGTGCCGTGCAAATCCCATCTTCTATATTTAAGTTAATATTTTCAAGTACATTGACATTGTTAAATTGTTTACTTAAATGATTTATTTTTATCATTTATACCACCTCTTTTTTGAGTTGAATACAGAATATCAAGTTTGTATAACTCAAAATAGTAGCGTTTGTCATTATTTAGATATGACATTTGTCACATACTTTACATAATATACTTATAATAAACAAAAAAACTGCCACCATTAGTGACAG
The DNA window shown above is from Staphylococcus sp. M0911 and carries:
- a CDS encoding homoserine dehydrogenase, with the translated sequence MKELNIALLGLGTVGSGVVKIIEENRQQIKDTLNKDIVIKHILVRDKSKKRPLNISQYHLTEDVNEILNDDTIDIVVEVMGGIEPTVDWLRSALKNKKHVITANKDLLAVHLKLLEDLAEANGVALKFEASVAGGIPIVNAINNGLNANNISKFMGILNGTSNFILSKMTQDQTTFEDALEEAKRLGFAEADPTDDVDGVDAARKVVITSYLSFNQVIKLNDVQLTGIRNTTLSDINAAKALGYKIKLIGKGTYNNGKVNASVEPTLIDEKHQLAAVENEYNAIYVIGDAVGDTMFYGKGAGSLATGSAVVSDLLNVALFFESNLHTLPPHFELKTEETREMMDNEEAVLVQEKLNFYVVLKSQAQSEEKLEKELKSHLPFHKSLKVTKRDADTYAIVILGLDQSPEQLLNDAGFDVNKVYPVEGV
- a CDS encoding aspartate kinase, yielding MKVAKFGGSSVSNAKQIKKVLKIVNDDPERKIIIVSAPGKRSSDDIKTTDLLIRLYEKVINNIDYQHKKHEIIQRYADIVEELDMDRDILTTIDETLEKHIRELKDKPARLYDAIVSCGEDFNAQLIAAYNNSQGVPTKYISPKDAGILVTDLPKQAQILDSAYEQIFKLNDYKEKLIIPGFFGVSKHNFIVTFPRGGSDITGAIIARGVKASLYENFTDVSGIFKANPNIIKNPEIIEEITYREMRELSYAGFSVFHDEALQPLHKDRIPVVIKNTNRPEDKGTFILHDREINSKNVISGISCDKDFTVINIKKYLMNRQVGFTRKILGVLEDYNISFDHMPSGIDNISLVMRSDQIRDVESRVLNDIQRHCDVDELSIDHDLAILMIVGEGMNRVIGTASKITHALAESNINLKMINQGASEISMMFGIKLEDAEKAVRATYEFCYHGVCIKD
- a CDS encoding thermonuclease family protein, with translation MKSKKSLSTLVLVIIVVCVLLFQFINHTGPFSGSKSENTSTELKGKEKVHIDRVVDGDTFVAKQGNKKIKVRLIGVDTPETVKPNTPVQPYGKEASNYSKKTLTNKDVYLEYDKEKNDRYGRTLAYVWLDKDHMYNKELIEKGLAREKYFAPNGKYRDVFKKAQNEAKKNKVNIWS
- a CDS encoding response regulator transcription factor, which translates into the protein MITMIIAEDQHMLRKAMVQLIELNDDLKVIADVGNGNEALELIKTYEPDIAILDIEMPGMTGIEVLAESKALKLQTKIIVVTTFKRPGYFEKAVANDVDAYVLKERSIDELVNTIQKVVKGKKEYSDSLMTSLITYTNPLTHKEQVVLREIGNGLSSKDIADKLYLSNGTIRNYTSSIIDKLEAENRFDAWKIATNNGWI
- a CDS encoding sensor histidine kinase, translated to MNALFYFFSAFAIPFMLKKGFKSKYFITFVIAMIVTLGITFIIINDATLPLSIYFVVIFLMCVGNIYALEERKMKEKLTEQNKYINILIAEQERSRIGQDLHDTLGHVFASLTLKSELAMKLIDQQPAKARDEIESINELSKDTLKKVRNIIENLQTPSFQEEVKAVSTILKDAQIDFAFSNTQIVASLNPAKQALVSMILKEAINNIIKHANATAVKINLSDYQNCIMLTIQDNGIGMNNKDKEKLSSIRSRVNYLNGELNIENHNGTKLTICVPRGEMM
- a CDS encoding ABC transporter permease; translated protein: MLMSYFTIEFKVLLRKRLYLIMSICLPLFFYLLFTSILDLPKSERIIFYKEYMYSMVVFSCMNFCLISFPIDMIEERTNGWFKHLMTTPLNITSYYLVKVSKTTFQFLLAIVLIFVVAHFYNNVNMEMIKWIKSAVILWIGASLLLTLGLIIAQFNDTQKASSIANLIGIGLAILGGLWFPTNTFPNWLQTISKLTPTYHLKHLAYRLSKGDSLDFTSFGIIFFYSVIFLIIAILINKQKAVD
- a CDS encoding ABC transporter ATP-binding protein, translated to MIKINHLSKQFNNVNVLENINLNIEDGICTALIGKNGAGKSTLIDIIIGNKAMEFGEIIDKHSLINRKYMAVLYQKTHFPKLVKVKELFNLYCSLYQEHISKEDFMNITNFDEQLLNQWASKLSGGQQRILDFALTVTGRPKLLILDEPTTAMDIETREHFWKIINRFKSEGMTILYTTHYIEEVERMADQIALLENGHIKIKGDINKIKSLEKTSYIYIPLKYKDEVQKLAINFIFKKLEQKFEIKTKQVKDILIEMMNQNIDLNEIEIYKSSLLEVLFNKSHISEEEI